The nucleotide sequence CCGGCCGCAGCGGCCCGGGCGCGGGCCGCCCGGCGAAGCTGTACCGGCGGTCGGACCGCCAGGTGAGCATTTCCCTGCCCGAGCGCCAGTACGAGCTGGCGGGCGGGCTGCTGGCGGCCGCGGTGGAGGAGGCGGACGAAACCGGCGGTTCGCCGCGGCAGATCCTGACCCGCTGCGCGCGCGAGCGCGGGGCGGAGCTGGCCGCCGGCGGCCGCGACATCGTGGACACGCTGGAGGAGAACGGCTTCGAGCCGCGCCTCGAGGACGGCGAGGTGGCGCTCGCCAACTGCCCGTTCCACCGGCTGTCCCAGGTCCACACGCGACTGGTGTGCGAGATGAACCTGGGGCTGGTCGAGGGAATGCTCGCGGGAGCGGGGGAGAGCGGGTTGCGGGCCCGGCTGGACCCGCAACCGGGCTCGTGCTGCGTGCGCCTCACCCAGGCTTGACGCTCGCCGACGGCCGAACCCGGACGCCCCGATGTGGCCCTGGGTGCGTTGACGCAAGGCCACATTGGGGCGCTGGCAGCGGGTTCGTTACGCCGGGTTCGTCACTTCGGCGGGACCTCGCCGAGCCGCCCGGTCACCGCGGTCGTGATCGCGCCGGCCCCGAGCTGGGTGCCCGGCTTGATCCACGGCTCGTCGGGCTCCGCTCCGGCGATCGTGCGCTCGCCGATGAACCCGCCGGTCGCCGGGTCGATGATCAGCTGCCGGATTTCGTGCCGGTCGTCCAGGCCCAGCGCGATGCCCGTGCGGCCGTCGAGGTTCGCCTCCGCCGCCTGGACCGTGATGCCCGGGATCTTCGCCAGCGCCCGGTACCACTGCGCCCGCAGCTGCGCCGGCATTTGCCCCGCGCGCAGGATCTCGGTGCCGAAGGGGAACATCACCGACGGCGTCGAGCCGCGGGCCTTCGTCAGCTGCTGCAGCTTCGCGTACAGCGCCACCGGGTCGTGCGGCAAGGCCGCGTAGAACGCCGGGCTGTCCCAATCGGTCGCGTCGCCGCACTTCTTCGGCGGCTTGGCCTGCGGGAAGAAGTCGCCGCAACGGCCCTGCCGCTGGCCCTGGTCGGTGTCCTCGATGGCCGGATCCGGGGCCTGCGGCTGCGGCACCGACCCCCCGAGGAACTTCCCGGTGCTCAGGATCCTGCGCGTCTCCTGCCAGACGTCGTGCTCGTTCGCGGGAATCCAGCGGTCGACCTCCTGCTCCCACAGGTAGGTGTAGCCGGTGTGGACGCCGCGCTGCACCCACGTGTGCTCGCCGACGTACCGGAACTGTCCGGGGCCGACGGGCTGGTCGGCCGCCCCGACGGTCAGGTCCGCGGCCCGGGTCAGCACCTGGACCGCCGACATCAGCCGGAGGTCCGGGGCGGCCGACGTCGGGACGCCGGTGGTGGTCCGGACCGGTGGCGCGGCGGCCGGGCCGGGTGCCGGAGCCGTCGGGCGCTGCTGCGCGACGACGACGGCGGTCACCGCCATCCAGCGTGCTCGCGGGCACGCCGAGCGCCTCGGCGACTTCGGCCGGTTCGAGACCGGCCCAGGAGGTGAGCAGCAGGACGTCACGGTCCTGTTCGGACAGTCCGGCGAGTTCGGCGGCGAGCACGCGCCGCCGCGTCGACCCGGCCGGCGACCGCGGTGTCGTGGTTTTCGGCGGGCGGTCCTCGGCACCCGCCTTCGCGGTCAGCTGGAACCCGCGGACCTCCTGGCGCACGTGGTTGCGCAGCAGGTTGGTCGCGATGCCGTAGCGCCAGCCGCGGATGGGCGTACTCGTCGAAGTTGTCCCGGGCCGGCCCCGCGTCCCCGCTCGCCCGGCCGGATGAGACGCACGCCACATCCCGCTGTGGCGTCCGCGGCGCCCCCGGAGACACCGTGCCGGGCCGGCGCCGCGCTCGCGCACCTCGTGCCCGGGACGCTCAGCGTTCTCGGCCACGACCACGGGACCAGCCGAGATCCGACCGCCCGGCTCGCCGCCACAAGCCGGGCGATCGTCACCCGGCACGTCACGGCGGCTGTGAAAGCGCTTGCTGGTCCGCTCGGCCGGTCCTGACCCGGCGCGGGACGTCCGGAACGCGCCGATTCGGCGGTACCGTCACGGGGTGGGGACACGGTACGAGATTCAGGGGGCCAGGGTGGTGGACCGGGCGAAGCCGGGGGAGCAGACGAGGACCCCTCCGTCGGGGCTGCGGCAGCCGAGCCTGGCCGACGTCGCCGGCATGGCCGGCGTCTCGCACATGACCGTCTCGCGCGTGGTCAACGAGAGCGGGCCGGTGCGCCCGGAGACCCGCGAGCGGGTGCTCGCCGCCGTGCAGAAGCTCGGGTACCGGCCCAACACCGCGGCGCGGGCGCTGGTCACCGGCCGGTCCGGCACCCTCGGCGTGGTCGCGCTCGAGTCCAATCTCTACGGACCGGCGAGCACGCTCTACGGCATCGAGAACGCGGCCCGCGAGGCCGGGTACGGCGTCGCGATCTGCAGCGTGACGCGGCCGGGCCGGACGTCGATCGGCGACGCGGTGGAGAGTCTGCGGCGCCAGGCGGTGGAGGGGATCGTCGTGATCGCCCCGCACGTCACGGCCGGGCGGGCGCTCGACGCGGCGCCGTCGGACATCCCGCTGGTCGCGGTCGGCGGTGGCGATGCGGCGCCGGTGCCGGTGCTCTCGGTCGACCAGTACGACGGCGCCCGGCGTGTCACCGAGCACCTGCTGTCCCTGGGGCACCGGACGGTGTGGCACCTGGCCGGGCCGGAGGACTGGCTGGAGGCCCGCGACCGGGAACGCGGCTGGCGCGAGACGCTGGAGGGGCGCGGCCTGCGCGTGCCGGCGGTGGTGCGTGGTGACTGGAGCCCGCGTTCGGGCTACGAGGCCGGGCGCGCACTGGTCGGCAAGCGGGGGCTCAAGGCGGTGTTTTCGGCCAATGACCAGATGGCGCTGGGTCTGCTGCGGGCGTTCACCGAGGCGGGGATCCGGGTGCCGGAGGATGTGCACGTCGCCGGGTTCGATGATGTTCCGGAGGCTGAGTACTTCACGCCGCCGCTGACCACGGTGCGGCAGGACTTCATCGAGGTCGGCCGCCGCACCTTCGGGCTTCTCGAGGAGCGGATGGCGGGCGGGGATGCCGGGGCTCGGCATCTGGTGCCCGCGGAGCTGGTCGTCCGGGAGAGCACCCGGCCGCGCTGACGCGACAGGCGCGGCCACCAGCGCCCGGCCGCGAGTGCGGTGAATGACTCATTCCTGACGTTCAGCGCGGTGTGTTAGCGCTAACAGTACCTCGGCATTGATCCATCCTGGTGTTGTATCTTGACGACTTCTGTGCGGTCGGCAAAGGTTCGTGTTCGATTGTGGTCCCCGCCGCTTCAGGAGGCCCCCGCATGCGCCCCGCCCGCCGCCGTCGTCGGACGTTCTTCACCGTCCTGCTCTCGATCCTCTTCGCCTTCGCCGGGATTGCCGTCCCGCAGGCTGCCGCGGCTGCGCCCGCCCCCGCTGCGCGGCCCACCCACACCGTCACCTACGACGGCTACTCCTTCCTCGTCGACGGGAAGCGGACCTACCTGTGGTCCGGCGAGTTCCACTCCTACCGCCTGCCCAGTCCCGACCTGTGGCTCGACATCTTCCAGAAGATGAAGGCGGCCGGCTTCAACTCGACGTCGCTGTACTTCGACTGGGGTTACCACTCGCCGCGGCAGGGGGTCTACGACTTCAGCGGCGTGCGGGACCTCGACAAGCTTCTCGACGTGGCGCAGCAGGCCGGCCTCTACGTCATCGCGCGGCCGGGCCCGTACATCAACGCCGAGGTCGACGGCGGTGGGTTCCCGACCTGGCTGTCCACCACGCCCGGGCACACCCGCAGTGCCGACCCGGTCTACCTGAAGTACTCCGACGAGTGGCAGACGCAGATCGACCGGATCATCGCGCGCCACCAGCTGACCAACGGCACCGGCAGCGTGCTGGCCTACCAGGTCGAGAACGAGTACTACAACGGCAACGCCGACGGCCGCGCCTACATGCAGCACCTGGAGGACAAGGCGCGCGCCGACGGCATCACCGTCCCGCTCGTCGGCAACAACAACGGCACCTTCAACGCCGGTGCCGCCGCGCTCGACGTCGACGCCGCCGACTCCTACCCGCAGGGCTTCGACTGCTCGAACCCCACCCGGTGGAACGGCGTGCCGGACATCAGCTACGACCACGTGCCCGGGAAGCCGCTGATCACCGCGGAATTCCAGGGGGGCGCCTTCGACCCGTGGGGTGGCCCGGGCTACGAAAAGTGCGCCCAGCTGATCAACGACCAGTTCGCGAACGTCTTCTACAAGCAGAACATCGCCGTCGGCGCCACCGGGCAGAGCTTCTACATGCTGCACGGCGGCACGTCCTGGGGCTGGAGCGCGATCCCGCAGAACTACACCTCCTACGACTACGGCGCGGCGATCACCGAGGCGCGCCAGTTCGACCCGAAGTACGCCGAAGACAAGCTGATCGGGTACTTCACCCAGTCCGTCGCGCCGCTGACCAAGACCGACGGGCTCGCGGGCGCGCCGCTGACCGATCCGGCGCTCACCGACACCGCCCGGATCAACCCCGACACCCGCACGCAGTTCCACACCCTGCGGCACAGCGACTCGACGTCGACCGCGACGAACACCACCAGCCTCGCGCTCGACCTGGCCGCGCACGCCGGCTACACCTATGACGACCGCGCGGCCGAGGTCGGCTACACCGGCACCTGGAGCCACGTCGGCCCGGAGGTCAACTACACCGGCGGCGACTACCAGCACACCGAGTCGTTCTCGAACGTGACCGGGGACAGCGTCAGCATTCCCTTCACCGGCACCGGGATCCGCTGGGTGACGTCGAAGGACCCGAGCCACGGCATCGCCGACGTCTACCTCGACGACGCCAAGGTCTCTTCGGTCGACCTCTACGCGGCAGGCAAGCAGAACCAGATCACCGGCTACGAGGTCCGCGACCTGCCCGCCGGGCCGCACACGCTGAAGATCGTCGTCACCGGGCAGAAGAACGCGCAGGCCACGTCGCCGTACGTCGTGGTGGACGCCGTCGACCTGCTCTCGGGCAGCACCGACTACTACCCGGTCGTGCCGCAGCAGCCCGGCACCGGCGTCACGCTGAACGGGCGGCAGTCGAAGATCCTGGTCGCCGGCTACGACCTCGGCGCCACGCGGATGCAGTACTCGACGTCGGAAATCATGACGAGCGCCGCCATCGGTGGCCGGGACGTCGCGGTGCTCTACGGTGATCACGGCGGACCCGGCGAAACCGTCCTGCGGTTCTCGAAGCAGCCGGCCGTGCAGGTGCTGGGCGGCGCGGCGATGTCCACATGGGACGCGGCCCGCGGCGACCTGCGGCTGAACTACACCCACGACGGCCTGACCCGCGTGCTCGTCACCGCGCCGGGCGCGCGGCCGCTGCTCCTGCTGCTCGCCGACAAGGCGACGGCGGCGACGTTCTGGCGCCAGGACACCGCGAGCGGCCCGGTCCTGGTCCGCGGCACCCACCTGGTGCGGACCGCGGCCGAGCAGTACGGGCTGCTGTCGCTGACCGGCGACACCGGCACCGACGGTGCGTTCGAGGTCTTCAGCGCGGCGAAGGCGTTGCTGTGGAACGGTTCCTGGGTACCGGTGAAGCCGACCTCGAGCGGCAGCGTCACCGGGACCGCGCCGGCCGCGAACGCCGTGACGCTGCCCGCGCTGACCGGCTGGAAGCACCAGCAGGAGTCCCCGGAGAGCCAGCCCGGGTTCGACGACTCGGCGTGGCCGGTGGCGGACAAGGAAACCACCAACAGCTCGACGGCGCTCGGCACGAAACCCGTTCTCTTCGCCGACGACTACGGCTTCCACACCGGTAACACCTGGTACCGCGGCCACTTCACCGGCGACGGCAAACAGACCGGGATCACCCTGGCCAGCCAGAGCGGCGGCCCGGCCGGGGCGTTCTCGGCGTGGCTCAACGGGGTCTTCCTCGGCAGCTCGACCAGCCCGCAGCACACGTTCACCTTCCCCGCGGGGTCGCTGCACCAGGGCGACAACGAGATCTCGGTGCTGACCGTGAACATGGGTCACGAGGAGGACTACGGCGCCAGCAACGGCAACAAGGCCGCCCGCGGGCTCACCGCGGCGCGGCTGACCGGCGCCGCGCTGACGTCGGTGACCTGGCGGCTGCAGGGCGTCCGCGGCGGGGAAACCGGGCTCGACCCGGTGCGCGGCCCGCTGAACACCGGCGGCCTCTACGGCGAGCGCGCGGGCTGGTCGCTGCCCGGGTTCCCGGAGCGCGGCTGGGCACCGGCTTCGCTCCCGGCGAAGGACACGACCCCCGGCGTCTCGTGGTACCGCACGACCGCGGACCTGGATCTGCCGCGCGGCCAGGACACCTCGCTCGGCTTGACCATCACCGACGACCCGGCGCGGCAGTACCGCGCGCTGATCTTCGTCAACGGCTGGCAGCTCGGCCAGTACGTCAACTACCTCGGGCCGCAGCACAGCTTCCCGATCCCGAACGGGATCCTCAACCCGAACGGCCGCAACACGATCGCCGTCGCGGTGTGGAACCTCGACGGCAGCACCGGCGGCCTCGGCTCGATCGCCTGGACGAACTACGGCAGCTACCGCTCGCCGCTGACCGTCCGGCAGAACTCCTCGCCCGGCTACGACCCCGTGCGGTACGCGATGCCGCCGGCGCCGACGGCCGGGGTGACGCTGACCGCGCCGGACACGGCGTCGGGCGGGCAGCCGTTCACCGCGTCGGCGACCGTGCGGGTGCCGGCGGGCGCGCCGCCGGCGTTCGACGTCAAGCCGGCGCTGACCGCCCCGGCCGGGTGGACCCTCGGCGCCGCCTCGCCGCCCTCGGTGGCGCGGATCGACGGCGGCAAGTCGGCCACGTTCACCTGGACCGTGACCCCGCCCGCCACGGTGGACACCGCCGCGCTGAAGGTCGCGGTGGCCTACCGGCAGGCGGGTCGTCCGGGCTCGGTGTCCGGCGAACGGATCGTGGGCGCGGTGCCCGCGGCGCCGCCCGCCGGGCAGGTGCCGGTCGGCTCCCTGCCCTTCCTCACCGCCACGAACGGCTGGGGCCCGGTCGAGCGCGACACGAGCAACGGCGAAGCGAGCGCGGGTGACGGCAAGCCGATGACCATCGGCGGGGTGGCCTACGCCAAGGGGCTCGGCGTCCACGCGGCGAGCGACGTCCAGCTCTACCTGGCGGGCGCGTGCACCCGGCTGACGGCTTCGGTGGGCGTCGACGGCGAAACCGGCACCGGCGGCAGCGTGCGCTTCAGCGTCTCGGCCGACGGCGTCACCCGGGTGACGACGCCGGTGGTCCGCGGCGGCCAGGCGGCGGTCGCGGTCGACGTCGACGTCACCGGCGCCCAGGTGCTCGACCTGATGGTGGACGACGGCGGTGACGGCAACGGGCAGGACCACGCGGACTGGGCGGTGCCGACGCTGACCTGCGTCACGCCGCCCGCCCGGTGACCGCGGGCAGCGGCCGGAGCACGAAGGTGGCGCGGACCTCCCGCCGTTCACGCCACAGGTGGTACAGCGCGAGCCCGAAGATGATCGAGCCCGCGATGTTGGCCGCGAAGTGCCACCAGACGCGGTAGGTGGTCAGCCCCGGGCCCGGGTCCACGAGACCGAAGAACGTGGACAGCCCGATCGCCCGGGGCGCGCCGAACGCGACCGACAGCGTCAGGACCAGGTGCTCCAGCCCGTGCAGGCCCTGCATCCAGACGCCCATCTTCGCCCAGCGGCGGGTGCGGGTGTTCGTCGCGCGGCGGGTGATCACCATGACGCCCGCCAGGCCGGCGAGGAAGAGGAAGTTGCCGGTGAGGTGCAGCAGCTCCATCCCGAAGGTGGGCCGGCCGGGGAGGACCTGCTGCAGGCCGCTCGCCAGGCCGGTGCCCCACGGCGTCATCCAGGCCGGGGCGTTCGGGTGGCCGAGCCAGTACCCGGCCTGGGCGACGTGCTCCTGGACGTGCCCGAGCTGCCCGAGCACGCCGAAGCCGATCACCGCCAGCGCGCCGCGGTACACCCACCGCCGCACCGGGCCGCGGTTCGCGTAGGCCAGGATGCCCACCGCCGTCCACATGGCCAGCGCCCACAGCACCAGCAGCACCGCGCCCGCGGTGTCCCACCCCGACATCGGCATCGCCATGGCCGCCTCCCGAGCTCGTCCCCTCGACGCTAACTCCGGCCCGGGCCGCCGGACGTCTTCCGGCGTGCGCCGGGAACCGGACAAACCGTTGCACAGCAACGGTTTCCGTCTCAGGTGAGGACAAGCCGGACGGCGAGTGCGGTGATCACGGCACTCGAGACGAGCGCCGTCACCAGCCGGCCGCGCCGCCCGGTGAGGACCCGCCCGAGCAGCGCCCCGCCGCCGGCGAGCGCGGCTTGCCAGCTCGCCGAGGCGGCGAACGCGGCGAGCACGAACACCGCCTGGTCGAGCAGCGGGACGGCCGTGCCGGCGCGGCCGCCGACCACCAGCGCGGTGAAGTAGACGACCGTGGCCGGGTTGACGAGCGTGATGCCGAGCAGGCTGAGGTAGGCGCGACCGGGCGCGAGCGGGGACACCGGCCGCGGGGTGGGGGCGCGGTGGGAACGGACCGCGCGCACGGCGCCGTGGGCGGCGAGCACGAGCAGGATCGCCGCCGAGAGCAGCCGCAGCGGCCCGGCGAACGGGGCGACGACGTCCGCGATCGCGGCGCCGCCGAGCACGGCGACCAGCGCGTACACCCCGTCCGCCGTCGCGACGCCGAGCGCCGCGGCGAGGCCCGTCCGCAGCGACGTGCGGGCGGTGAGGGCCACCAGGTACGTCCCGACGGCCCCGACCGGGATCGCGATGCCGTAGCCGGCGACCAGGCCGGCGAACAGCGCGGCGCTCACGACGCTGGGGTGATCGACCTCCGCGGACGGCACGGCTGCTGCCGGACCGGCGCGGTGGCGGCGGCGACGGTCGGCAGGAGCGGGGTGCGGGGCGTGGTCATGGCGCAGATCGTGACCGCCACCGGGCGGGGAGGCAACCGGGTTTTCCAGCCGGTGGGCTCCGG is from Amycolatopsis mediterranei and encodes:
- a CDS encoding helix-turn-helix transcriptional regulator, giving the protein MQETQALAAAAALDEPTRRRLYEYVVRRPEPVSRDDVAAALGVPRATVAFHLDRLVEERLLAVGHERRTGRSGPGAGRPAKLYRRSDRQVSISLPERQYELAGGLLAAAVEEADETGGSPRQILTRCARERGAELAAGGRDIVDTLEENGFEPRLEDGEVALANCPFHRLSQVHTRLVCEMNLGLVEGMLAGAGESGLRARLDPQPGSCCVRLTQA
- a CDS encoding CU044_5270 family protein; translation: MPRTARRKPRHRGRRPGRRGGACSPPNSPDCPNRTVTSCCSPPGPVSNRPKSPRRSACPRARWMAVTAVVVAQQRPTAPAPGPAAAPPVRTTTGVPTSAAPDLRLMSAVQVLTRAADLTVGAADQPVGPGQFRYVGEHTWVQRGVHTGYTYLWEQEVDRWIPANEHDVWQETRRILSTGKFLGGSVPQPQAPDPAIEDTDQGQRQGRCGDFFPQAKPPKKCGDATDWDSPAFYAALPHDPVALYAKLQQLTKARGSTPSVMFPFGTEILRAGQMPAQLRAQWYRALAKIPGITVQAAEANLDGRTGIALGLDDRHEIRQLIIDPATGGFIGERTIAGAEPDEPWIKPGTQLGAGAITTAVTGRLGEVPPK
- a CDS encoding LacI family DNA-binding transcriptional regulator, which translates into the protein MVDRAKPGEQTRTPPSGLRQPSLADVAGMAGVSHMTVSRVVNESGPVRPETRERVLAAVQKLGYRPNTAARALVTGRSGTLGVVALESNLYGPASTLYGIENAAREAGYGVAICSVTRPGRTSIGDAVESLRRQAVEGIVVIAPHVTAGRALDAAPSDIPLVAVGGGDAAPVPVLSVDQYDGARRVTEHLLSLGHRTVWHLAGPEDWLEARDRERGWRETLEGRGLRVPAVVRGDWSPRSGYEAGRALVGKRGLKAVFSANDQMALGLLRAFTEAGIRVPEDVHVAGFDDVPEAEYFTPPLTTVRQDFIEVGRRTFGLLEERMAGGDAGARHLVPAELVVRESTRPR
- a CDS encoding beta-galactosidase, translating into MRPARRRRRTFFTVLLSILFAFAGIAVPQAAAAAPAPAARPTHTVTYDGYSFLVDGKRTYLWSGEFHSYRLPSPDLWLDIFQKMKAAGFNSTSLYFDWGYHSPRQGVYDFSGVRDLDKLLDVAQQAGLYVIARPGPYINAEVDGGGFPTWLSTTPGHTRSADPVYLKYSDEWQTQIDRIIARHQLTNGTGSVLAYQVENEYYNGNADGRAYMQHLEDKARADGITVPLVGNNNGTFNAGAAALDVDAADSYPQGFDCSNPTRWNGVPDISYDHVPGKPLITAEFQGGAFDPWGGPGYEKCAQLINDQFANVFYKQNIAVGATGQSFYMLHGGTSWGWSAIPQNYTSYDYGAAITEARQFDPKYAEDKLIGYFTQSVAPLTKTDGLAGAPLTDPALTDTARINPDTRTQFHTLRHSDSTSTATNTTSLALDLAAHAGYTYDDRAAEVGYTGTWSHVGPEVNYTGGDYQHTESFSNVTGDSVSIPFTGTGIRWVTSKDPSHGIADVYLDDAKVSSVDLYAAGKQNQITGYEVRDLPAGPHTLKIVVTGQKNAQATSPYVVVDAVDLLSGSTDYYPVVPQQPGTGVTLNGRQSKILVAGYDLGATRMQYSTSEIMTSAAIGGRDVAVLYGDHGGPGETVLRFSKQPAVQVLGGAAMSTWDAARGDLRLNYTHDGLTRVLVTAPGARPLLLLLADKATAATFWRQDTASGPVLVRGTHLVRTAAEQYGLLSLTGDTGTDGAFEVFSAAKALLWNGSWVPVKPTSSGSVTGTAPAANAVTLPALTGWKHQQESPESQPGFDDSAWPVADKETTNSSTALGTKPVLFADDYGFHTGNTWYRGHFTGDGKQTGITLASQSGGPAGAFSAWLNGVFLGSSTSPQHTFTFPAGSLHQGDNEISVLTVNMGHEEDYGASNGNKAARGLTAARLTGAALTSVTWRLQGVRGGETGLDPVRGPLNTGGLYGERAGWSLPGFPERGWAPASLPAKDTTPGVSWYRTTADLDLPRGQDTSLGLTITDDPARQYRALIFVNGWQLGQYVNYLGPQHSFPIPNGILNPNGRNTIAVAVWNLDGSTGGLGSIAWTNYGSYRSPLTVRQNSSPGYDPVRYAMPPAPTAGVTLTAPDTASGGQPFTASATVRVPAGAPPAFDVKPALTAPAGWTLGAASPPSVARIDGGKSATFTWTVTPPATVDTAALKVAVAYRQAGRPGSVSGERIVGAVPAAPPAGQVPVGSLPFLTATNGWGPVERDTSNGEASAGDGKPMTIGGVAYAKGLGVHAASDVQLYLAGACTRLTASVGVDGETGTGGSVRFSVSADGVTRVTTPVVRGGQAAVAVDVDVTGAQVLDLMVDDGGDGNGQDHADWAVPTLTCVTPPAR
- a CDS encoding DUF6008 family protein, which gives rise to MAMPMSGWDTAGAVLLVLWALAMWTAVGILAYANRGPVRRWVYRGALAVIGFGVLGQLGHVQEHVAQAGYWLGHPNAPAWMTPWGTGLASGLQQVLPGRPTFGMELLHLTGNFLFLAGLAGVMVITRRATNTRTRRWAKMGVWMQGLHGLEHLVLTLSVAFGAPRAIGLSTFFGLVDPGPGLTTYRVWWHFAANIAGSIIFGLALYHLWRERREVRATFVLRPLPAVTGRAA
- a CDS encoding LysE/ArgO family amino acid transporter, which codes for MSAALFAGLVAGYGIAIPVGAVGTYLVALTARTSLRTGLAAALGVATADGVYALVAVLGGAAIADVVAPFAGPLRLLSAAILLVLAAHGAVRAVRSHRAPTPRPVSPLAPGRAYLSLLGITLVNPATVVYFTALVVGGRAGTAVPLLDQAVFVLAAFAASASWQAALAGGGALLGRVLTGRRGRLVTALVSSAVITALAVRLVLT